The following are from one region of the Vulpes vulpes isolate BD-2025 chromosome 14, VulVul3, whole genome shotgun sequence genome:
- the F2RL2 gene encoding proteinase-activated receptor 3, with amino-acid sequence MKALIFVAAGLMLLSPTFCQSGMENDVHNLAEPTLPIKTFRGAPSNSFEEFPLSAIEGWTGTTATIKFKCPEESVSNLQVNNATMGYLRSSLSTKLIPAIYILVFVVGVPANVVTLWRLFFRTRSICMTIFYTNLAIADFLFCVTLPFKIAYHLNGNNWVFGEVMCRATTVIFYGNMYCSILLLACISISRYLAIVHPFTYRVLPKRYYAFLTCGFVWATVFLYMLPFFILKQEYYLVQQDIKTCHDVHNTCESSSPFQLYYFISLAFFGFLIPFAVIIYCYTAIIQTLNAYDDRWLCYVKASLLVLVIFTICFAPSNIILIIHHANYYYNNTDGLYFIYLIALCLGSLNSCLDPLLYFLMSKIIDHSTVYLTMVKSS; translated from the exons ATGAAAGCCCTCATCTTTGTAGCTGCTGGACTGATGCTTCTGTCACCCACTTTTTGTCAAAGTG GCATGGAAAATGACGTACACAACTTGGCAGAACCGACCTTACCTATCAAGACCTTCCGTGGGGCTCCCTCAAATTCTTTTGAAGAGTTCCCCCTTTCTGCCATAGAAGGCTGGACAGGAACTACCGCAACTATAAAATTTAAGTGTCCTGAAGAAAGTGTTTCAAATCTTCAGGTGAATAATGCTACCATGGGGTACCTGAGAAGCTCCTTAAGTACCAAACTGATACCTGCCATCTACATCCTGGTGTTTGTCGTAGGTGTGCCAGCCAATGTGGTGACCCTGTGGAGGCTCTTTTTCAGGACCAGATCCATCTGTATGACCATCTTCTACACCAACTTGGCCATTGCAGACTTTCTTTTTTGTGTCACACTGCCCTTTAAGATAGCTTATCACCTCAATGGGAACAACTGGGTATTTGGAGAAGTCATGTGCCGGGCCACCACAGTCATCTTCTATGGCAACATGTATTGCTCCATTCTGCTCCTCGCCTGCATTAGTATCAGCCGCTACCTAGCCATTGTCCATCCGTTTACTTACCGAGTGCTGCCCAAGCGTTACTATGCCTTCCTAACGTGTGGATTCGTGTGGGCAACAGTTTTCTTATACATGCTGCCATTCTTCATCCTGAAGCAAGAGTATTATCTTGTCCAGCAAGACATCAAAACCTGCCATGATGTCCACAACACATGCGAGTCCTCGTCTCCCTTCCAACTCTACTACTTCATCTCCTTGGCATTCTTTGGATTCTTAATTCCCTTTGCGGTCATTATCTACTGCTATACAGCCATCATTCAGACGCTTAATGCATATGATGACAGATGGTTGTGCTATGTTAAGGCGAGTCTCCTTGTTCTTGTGATTTTTACCATTTGCTTTGCTCCAAGCAATATTATACTTATTATTCACCATGCCAACTACTACTACAACAACACTGATGGCTTATATTTTATCTATCTCATAGCTTTGTGCCTTGGGAGCCTAAATAGTTGCCTAGATCCACTCCTTTATTTTCTAATGTCAAAAATCATAGATCACTCCACCGTTTATCTTACAATGGTGAAATCATCTTAG